The Manihot esculenta cultivar AM560-2 chromosome 17, M.esculenta_v8, whole genome shotgun sequence genome contains the following window.
GAATTAGAGGCGACAAAATTGATCTCATGAATTGGAATTGTCTCAGCTCTCGACAAATGCTATCTTCCATACCCACATAAAGattcattcttttcttttcattgaaGTGTGTGGGTGCATGTGAGATTTATTGTTTCTGGTTCTTAGCACTTAACAACCTGTCAATAACCAAAGCCAGGTCTCAGTGGTCCACTGCGTACCCTTAATTATCTCACAACAATTAACTCCTTGCTATTAAGGCATGTAACCAAATCCTTCCCGTCTATCAAGTGAATTTACCTTTTCTAGTTTGATGTTAAAAGGCTAAATTGATGATAGTTTGCTAATGCCGATCACAAATTTTGCATCTTAAATGCCCAAATTGTAATTCAGGTAGGTAAGGTGTGATGATCTGGGATTAAGAGATGATTAGGATGCTTAATTATAGCCTAGGACAAAAAGCATGAGAACATGTCTCATTATGGAGAAATATAACTGCCAAAGGCAAAGAGATAGGGATGTAATAAAAATGACAAGCAAATACAGCAAGAAACTTCATCTATCACTATCTATACTGTCCATTACGGTAAGATGGACAAAAGATTGATTGCTGCTATTCACATGCCTCTCTGGGTTTCATGGGTTTCCCATGTGCTCTTCTACAAGTGCATACAAAGTTTTGTATTATCTTTCTACCTTCAGCAAAAGATGATTAAATAACAGCAATTAAATTCCCTTTTCTGtcttatttcattaaaaaatttgcAAACACTACTGCAATCAACGTGCAGAATATGTTATACAGAATCTACAACACCTTTTCACTACAAATTAGATATAGTTACAAATTAAGCAAGAGCTGCTCTAAAGTCTAAAGCTGTCCCTTTTTTTTTCAGAAGGAAAAAACTTTAAAGATTCTGATATTTGAGATTGAGACACAGAGCAAAATTTTGATACCACTTGAGTAAATATACAGTGAAAAAGAAGCTAAAAGGAAATTAAAAAGTATGTACATATACTCGGGATTCAGGAATGCCATAATCCACTCAACATACTGCGAAATCTATTTGTGGAAAGCTTCCTGACAAGCCTTTTGGCATCAGAAACTTCAGCCTCTGCAAGTTTCTCTATGTTCTTCAAATACCCAGAATTGACAATTTTTCTTCTTCCACTGTTGCTGCTTGTCAATGAAATTAATATagatatcaataattttttagtacCTGATGAATTTGCCTCTTCTTGATCAAGCAATTGAAGAAGTAAGCCAATGTTGCGGTCATCCTGCACGAATCTCTTCCGAATTTTGGGCACTGAAATCATGCCAGTGAGTGCCTCAGATGCCATTTCTCTAACTTCACATGATTTTGCATCAAGAAATCTAACAAACTCAGACATAAAACCAGCATCACCCATTGCTTTCTTAGCCTCCCCTGATGTTCCAGCTAGCCTAAATGCTACTTTTAGTGCCAGTTCCTGAACTGAAACATCTCCATTTCGAAGAAAGGAAAGCAACTGATCCAGAAATCCATGGTTGGTCAGTATATTAATGCAATTTGTCGAAGAGAAGCATAAATTCTCAATTGCTCTTAGTGCTATCTCACGGGATTTATAGGTAGATGAAATTTTTGGATCGAGAATGTGTACTAATGCGCGAATTCCACCTTCTCTAACTACCAATTGCCGAACTGATTCGTCTCCAGAAGCAATATTTTGGAGGAATTCAATTGAACTTATCCGCACAGCTTCACTTCTTGATCTTGCAAGCTTGATAAATCTAGAAACAACACCATCTTCAATCATAAATCGCTTTATTTCTTCAACGCCAACAAGGTTTCTCAATACCCCACAAGCTGGACCAATGAGTTCTTCTCTAGAATCACCACTGGCACATATTTTTAACAGAGCTGTGACACCACCATGAGCTGAAACTGACCAAGCATTATCAGAATTCTCAGTTAATTTCTGTAAACTTCTTGTAGCAGCCTCTTTTCCCAATTCACTTCCAGTTTCCAAGGCCCGAACCAAAGGCCCTATAACCCCAGATCTAACCAACGCAGACTTGCAGGAATCGAACCCAGAAAGCACTGAAACCGCCTTGGCAGCCTCTTCTTGAATTCCAATGTCAGCTGAATCAAGAAGATTAACCGATATATGGACAATGTCACCAACTTCAGCAATTACCCTGAAATACCTTTCATCTTCCACAAGAACTTCATATAAATTGACCAAAGCTTGCCTCTTCATTTCTGTGTCACCAATCTTCATTCTGGTCAATAGATCCCTCACGTAAAATCTCAAATCTTCTTTGCAAGCACTGAGTCCAGGCTTAGACACAATAAGAGCAAAATCCTGAGTCAAAACACCTGCACTGCAAATCCCAGATAGATTCTTCACGAGGCGATCAAACTTTGAAGCCATTACGTCCAAATCACTCTGCATTAAGAGCTTTCCACTGTATGAAAGGTCCACACATCTACGGGCAAGATCGTAGCAGTTGTTTGCAGTGAGTATTATGGCAGATATGAGGCCTGAAAGTTTTGGGTTTTGGGTCGAATCGCAGTTCTCGATAGCGAGCAGGCTTGTGTTTAGCTCTTCTAGCTTGTACCTTAACATTTGCCATTTCACCGGAAAAACTCTTATTCCATGAGAGAAGGAGATTAAAGAAGACACACCCTGAATAGCTTGCCTAACAATGGACGTTGATGAAGATGCAGAGGAGCTCCGGTCTTGTCTTGGATTATCTTGtgtcatttttttatttactttttttgtgTTTTATCAACGATTTTGAGACAAACCATGAAGTATCTACGGAATGCAGAATCTAAGGGATGATTTGTCTGTGAAAAAAAGAGAGTGAAAGAGGGGGAGAAGCAGAGCAACTTGGCTGCAATTCTATCTATTATCTGCGATTATCTTCTGAATATCTGCAACTGAATTGGACGCAACGGTGCATTTACACAACTGGCCTTGGGTGTCGAGGGCATTTCCGTCGTTGCCGAAGTCTGCTGCAAGAGATTACATGTAGCACGGTCCACATAAAATCGTGTCCATAAAATGCTATAGATTATTTCAATTTGAATTatcatgatatttttttaagaataaattaGTATGAAcgattaatcttttaattataaggaaaaaaaaaatcccatgCAAGCATTTGACTAGCTCCAACTAAAATTTTAGCTGATAAGAACAATGTGGGAATTTATATAGGCACAGCAGTCCTCAAGGCCACCTGCTAAGAgcaggaagaaagaagaaagggaaAAGTTAAAAGGTGTGAGATTAAGAGTGATGGAGCAGCCTTAATGAGAAGAGTCTCTTTGGATTAGGTGAAAAAGCAGAAAATGAAATTAAGTAGCTTTCAATCTTCTCATCACATAAATCTCTCACCCCACCATGTGAAAGCCCTTCAGCTACTCTCACCTTTTCAATAAGAATTGAAGATGAGCCTACACTACTCCATCCATTTTGCAGACTACTAATTAATCTGCCAAAAATATCATAAATGTTAATGCTTACTCCTTTGTATTTTAttcctttttatatatatattattaaaaaaaattcatcttttatacttttataaatattagtgttatttataatatttataaattttatttatttatatatattataaatttaatttataataaaaaaataattataataatttaagtataaacaataataaaaaatttaaaatttaaacttattatatgatatattaatattatcctAATAATctaacatttaatatatttttataaattaaataaatgtattatttaatattttaataaattacattattttcttttttcaatattaaatttaaaattaatataatgaatttttgtaattatctataaaaataagtaataaattttattgcacttaaattacttttattaattcttagtttaaattgttaatattatgatttatcactatatatatatataattttaactttataaatttaaatattttattaaataattaaaattataataatattttaatattttcattaaaaatttgaattgttaCATATTATCGTTCATTATGTTATgaccattttttttaatttaaagtttttatttaataatttaatattatcaaagttaaatttatttcaataatattatcttaattttgatatttttatttaataatgtatataactaaaatttaaatatttatttataataaatattattttcttaatttaatattcaaatataattattaataattaaaacaataacatattatctaataattttatattattaaattattcataactttttataataatttaaaatttaatttaaaattaaaatttttattaaaagttatatttttatcagaattaataatatataaataatctaAATTGAGAGATAATGCAGGTTGGTGTATAGAGAGCTGATCAGATAATTGAAAATGAGAGGCTGAATTACTAAATACTTATTTAATTACTAATGATATCTTATGAGCTATAGACAATCCAAATCGTTTCCTAATTCAAAATGTATTCGTCTTTTTCGGTTTTTAACGGCTCGGACACTACATGCTCAATTTGATCAAGTAGTAGCATGTTCTTGGACCCAAATCGTTCCCTAATTCATAATCTGAGCACATTAAAAATTCAGCCACTACAAAAATCTGTCGAAATAGTAATAaatattagtaacggatttaaattCATTACAAATTTGTAATGGGTTTTAtattccgttactaatttttattatttagtaacggattaacaaTCCGTTATCAAATCTGTtgcttaataaaattatttataaatttaataatggatTTTGAGATCCgttataaatccgttactaaattagctaaaaattagtaacggatctcaatccgttaataaatttattactaaattagttattaaataaataaattaaataaataaaatagtaacggatttaataacGAAAtgcaatttattatataattagtaacggatttagtaacggatttaatccgttactatttttttaataaaaaaatcgattttttatgttttttaaattttaaattttctttttaagttaATAACGGATATAATCTGTCACTAAATCCATTACTGATTCggaaattagtaacggattctataatccgttactaaattttagaaaataaaataccgcgcttttattttaaatttccgcattttttttctaatttagtaacggaaaaaATCTGTTCCTGAGTCCGTTACTAATCTAAAATTAGTAAACGAttaagaaatccgttactaaaatttagagaataataccgtctttttattttagttcacccgcatttttttttaaatttagtaacggatttaatccgttactaaatccgttactaatctaaaaattagtaacagattaagaaatccgttactaaaatttggagaataataccgcctttttattttagttcgcccgcatttgttttaaatttagtaacggatttaatccgttactaaatccgttactaatctaaaacttagtaacggattaagaaatccgttactaaaatttggagaataataccgcctttttattttagttcgcccgcatttgttttaaatttagtaacggatttaatccgttactaaatccgttactaatctaaaacttagtaacggattaagaaatccgttactaaaatttgAAGAATAATACTacctttttattttagtttgcccgcgtttttttttaaatttagtaacggatttaatccgttactaaatccgttactaattcgcGTATTTATACACTCACCCATTTTATCTCCCTTcacttcattcattttctttccccccattttattttccttcatttcattcattttctttctcctcttctctcctcatttattcatttctcccttatcttattttttttcttaattattaactccatttttttcattttctttcatttccttcaattttctcttcaattttctttcattattgatCTTCCTTTTATCActtgatttttgttttattttctctcatattgttttctttcattttcttctattttgttttattttctgttccactttctatcattttgccttcctttttctttcattattcattcatttactttcttttctctcatatatatactctaaccttttttttacattcttttgtatatcttcattttctctttctttttcttcatttttttcttcttctctcattttctttctttttttctattttttcttccttttttctcatttcctttaatttttccttttttcttatttgctcttcatttttatcattattttcttttattttctttcttttgttattttctcttttatatctcatttttttctattctctcacattttttctttttttaaattttctcatgtaattttataataattttctcataaaattaataaaatttaaaatattaaagttaatatttaatataaaatacaatgaaaaaaattaatagtttaccataattaaattattatctaatgtaaaatataatgaaataaattaattccatttcaaaaaaaatgaaataaattaataatttaatataattttttaaatattttttaaaattaacaatagatttaataacggaatataaatttaatatattttttatttttattttatcaaattagtaacggatttctatccgttactaaatttagtaacggatgcaatttatttatatatttttaatttttattaaattagtaacggatttgaaatccgttactaaatttcattacaaatccgttattaaatctgttactaaatcaGTAACGGATTGCTAATCGGTTACTATTGCATTAGCAACGAGATTC
Protein-coding sequences here:
- the LOC110604728 gene encoding vacuolar protein 8; this translates as MTQDNPRQDRSSSASSSTSIVRQAIQGVSSLISFSHGIRVFPVKWQMLRYKLEELNTSLLAIENCDSTQNPKLSGLISAIILTANNCYDLARRCVDLSYSGKLLMQSDLDVMASKFDRLVKNLSGICSAGVLTQDFALIVSKPGLSACKEDLRFYVRDLLTRMKIGDTEMKRQALVNLYEVLVEDERYFRVIAEVGDIVHISVNLLDSADIGIQEEAAKAVSVLSGFDSCKSALVRSGVIGPLVRALETGSELGKEAATRSLQKLTENSDNAWSVSAHGGVTALLKICASGDSREELIGPACGVLRNLVGVEEIKRFMIEDGVVSRFIKLARSRSEAVRISSIEFLQNIASGDESVRQLVVREGGIRALVHILDPKISSTYKSREIALRAIENLCFSSTNCINILTNHGFLDQLLSFLRNGDVSVQELALKVAFRLAGTSGEAKKAMGDAGFMSEFVRFLDAKSCEVREMASEALTGMISVPKIRKRFVQDDRNIGLLLQLLDQEEANSSGTKKLLISILISLTSSNSGRRKIVNSGYLKNIEKLAEAEVSDAKRLVRKLSTNRFRSMLSGLWHS